A genomic region of Apus apus isolate bApuApu2 chromosome 24, bApuApu2.pri.cur, whole genome shotgun sequence contains the following coding sequences:
- the C2CD4C gene encoding C2 calcium-dependent domain-containing protein 4C, with amino-acid sequence MWLLERLRGVAENGGSRGAGLEESPRGSRYSNVLTPDKIPDFFIPPKLSAAPTEAEGLEPPAAPTLGPSASEQDLAGRKPPRSPRPSSRSRSRATSRHIIQIESAEDWTAEGGFGTNVDPQAQTAMSLPYVPKAQTSYGFATLVESPHTRRKESLFHSEHSSLCPSPATSPSAQRRAKVNGESGPQAPADLGAALMHPGRYFSGGESDTCSSAESSPFGSPLLSRSVSLLKIFSQESQSKVIKLKHSVARNSSLSTDDSSADTSPSAQRRSRSAPAGGQPPATLLPLDLPPGRGREQSLRLSRGGSLRLAAEYDPSNARLRVRLVSAEDLYDTLVDLRSINCCVSLCLNPGKLQKQRSTIVKNSRNPIFNEDFFFDGLGPGHARKMSLKLKVVNKGSSLKRDTLLGEKELPLTTLLSCL; translated from the coding sequence ATGTGGCTCCTGGAGCGGCTGCGCGGCGTGGCTGAGAACGGTGGGtcccggggagcggggctggagGAATCCCCGCGGGGGTCGCGCTACAGCAACGTCCTCACCCCTGACAAGATCCCAGACTTCTTCATCCCCCCCAAACTGAGCGCAGCACCCACTGAGGCTGAGGGCCTCGagccccctgcagcacccaccctGGGACCCTCAGCCTCAGAGCAGGACCTGGCCGGGCGTAagcccccgcgcagcccccggccATCCAGCCGGTCCCGGTCCCGGGCCACCAGCCGGCACATCATCCAGATCGAGAGCGCCGAGGACTGGACGGCTGAGGGGGGCTTCGGCACCAACGTGGACCCGCAGGCACAGACGGCCATGTCACTGCCCTATGTCCCCAAGGCGCAGACATCCTATGGCTTCGCCACGCTGGTGGAGAGCCCCCACACGCGGCGCAAAGAGTCACTCTTCCACAGCGagcacagcagcctctgcccctcACCGGCCACCTCGCCCAGTGCCCAGCGCCGAGCCAAGGTCAATGGTGAGAGTGGCCCCCAGGCGCCTGCAGACCTGGGCGCTGCCCTCATGCACCCAGGCCGCTACTTCAGCGGCGGGGAGAGTGACACGTGCTCCTCAGCTGAGTCCTCGCCCTTCGGCTCCCCACTGCTCTCCCGCTCTGTCTCCCTGCTGAAGATCTTCAGCCAGGAAAGCCAGTCCAAGGTCATCAAGCTGAAGCACTCAGTAGCCCGCAACAGCTCGCTGTCCACCGACGACAGCTCGGCTGACACCAGCCCCAGCGCCCAGCGCCGCTCCAGGAGTGCCCCGGCCGGGGGGCAGCCCCCTGCTACCCTCCTGCCCCTGGACCTGCCGCCGGGCCGCGGCCGGGAGCAGAGCCTGCGGCTCAGCCGGGGTGGGAGCCTGCGCTTGGCCGCCGAGTACGACCCCTCCAACGCGCGGCTGCGTGTGAGGCTCGTCTCCGCTGAGGACCTCTACGACACCCTCGTCGACCTGCGCAGCATCAACTGCTGTGTCTCGCTGTGCCTCAAccctgggaagctgcagaagcagcgCAGCACCATCGTCAAGAACAGCCGCAACCCCATCTTCAATGAGGACTTCTTCTTCGATGGGCTGGGCCCCGGCCACGCCAGGAAGATGTCCCTGAAGCTCAAGGTGGTCAACAAGGGCAGCAGCCTGAAGCGGGACACGCTGCTGGGGGAGAAGGAGCTGCCACTCACCAccctcctgtcctgcctgtAG